A window from Sphingobium sp. EM0848 encodes these proteins:
- a CDS encoding NAD(P)/FAD-dependent oxidoreductase — MSNPIDLYDAIVLGAGGAGLMCAAMAGQRGRRILVIDHADQPGKKILISGGGRCNFTNIHTAPDCYLSANPHFAKSALGRYTAQDFLALIERHGIAWHEKTLGQLFCDQSARQIVAMLLAECEAGGVTLRLDHVIASVSHADGRYSVTHGGRVATAPALVVATGGPSIPKIGASGFAYDLARQFGLKIIEPRPALVPLTLGGDDLLFRSLSGVSTEVIARHGKTAFREAALLTHRGLSGPAILQISSYWRHGEAITLDFLPGQPQGWLTDAKRNRPRGTLVGLLRGHLPDRLADALNERLALPGDLGNLPDRKLQEAERRLSAWSFRPNGTEGFTKAEVTIGGISTAELSSQTMEARRVPGLYAIGEAVDVTGWLGGYNFQWAWASGWAAAQAI, encoded by the coding sequence TTGTCCAATCCGATCGATCTTTATGACGCCATCGTGCTGGGCGCTGGCGGCGCTGGCCTTATGTGCGCCGCCATGGCCGGTCAGCGTGGTCGGCGCATCCTGGTCATCGACCATGCCGACCAGCCGGGAAAGAAGATCCTGATCTCCGGCGGTGGCCGCTGCAATTTCACCAACATCCACACGGCGCCGGATTGCTATCTTTCGGCCAATCCCCATTTCGCCAAGTCGGCGCTGGGCCGTTATACGGCGCAGGATTTCCTGGCCCTGATCGAACGGCACGGCATAGCCTGGCACGAAAAGACGCTGGGCCAGCTCTTTTGCGACCAGAGCGCACGCCAGATCGTCGCCATGCTGCTGGCGGAGTGCGAAGCGGGGGGCGTCACCCTTCGCCTCGATCACGTCATCGCCTCGGTCAGCCATGCGGACGGTCGTTACAGCGTCACCCATGGCGGCCGGGTCGCCACGGCCCCGGCGCTGGTCGTCGCCACTGGCGGCCCGTCCATTCCGAAGATCGGCGCATCCGGCTTTGCCTATGACCTTGCCCGTCAATTCGGCCTGAAAATCATCGAACCGCGTCCGGCGCTGGTTCCGCTGACGCTGGGCGGCGACGATCTGCTCTTCCGCTCGCTCTCCGGCGTTTCCACGGAGGTGATCGCCCGTCATGGCAAGACCGCCTTTCGCGAGGCTGCCCTGCTCACCCATCGCGGCTTGTCCGGCCCGGCGATCCTGCAAATCTCCTCCTACTGGCGTCATGGCGAGGCGATCACCCTCGATTTCCTGCCCGGCCAACCGCAGGGCTGGCTGACCGACGCCAAGCGCAACCGGCCCCGCGGCACGCTGGTCGGTCTGCTGCGCGGTCATTTGCCTGATCGGCTGGCCGATGCGCTCAATGAACGCCTCGCGCTTCCCGGTGATCTCGGCAATCTCCCCGACCGCAAGTTGCAGGAGGCCGAGCGCCGCCTGTCGGCCTGGTCCTTCCGTCCTAATGGCACGGAAGGTTTCACCAAGGCGGAAGTCACCATCGGCGGCATCTCCACCGCTGAACTTTCCTCGCAGACGATGGAGGCGCGCCGCGTTCCCGGCCTTTACGCGATCGGCGAAGCGGTTGACGTCACCGGCTGGCTGGGGGGCTATAATTTCCAATGGGCCTGGGCCAGCGGCTGGGCGGCGGCGCAGGCTATCTGA
- the recQ gene encoding DNA helicase RecQ: MRPDIPTLLHDIFGFPGFRGVQEQVVGRIMAGQPTLAIMPTGAGKSLCYQLPAVALDGCCVVVSPLIALMHDQLRAAQAVGIRAASLTSVDADWRETQDRLRNGDLDLLYVAPERASGEGFRNLLRTTKIALFAIDEAHCVSEWGHDFRPDYRLLRPLLDEFPDVPRLALTATADHHTRDDILVQLGIPRDGLVIAGFDRPNIRYAVHPRDGLPRQLADLIAGQTGPGIVYAPTRAATEKLAETLAKTGRPTRAYHAGLDPQVRAANQAAFIASEDMVMVATIAFGMGIDKPDVRFVAHAALPKSIEGYYQESGRAGRDGEPAEAHLFWGADDFARARQRIGELDPLRQQGERARITALGGLVETGTCRRAILLRHFGEHPPQVCGNCDNCLNPPASIDASQTAQKFLSAVYRTGQSFGVGHIEQVLTGAVSDKIRERGHDRISVYGIVEGEETALLRPVSRALLVRDALQTNEHGGLEFGPNARPILRGEEAVSLVLPPRRERRRKSARNGSAENPVGDPLFEALRTCRRELAQEAGVPPYVIFHDSTLREMAEQRPTTLIELGHISGIGQRKLDAYGDAFLAAIRPYA; encoded by the coding sequence ATGCGTCCCGACATCCCCACACTCCTTCACGACATCTTCGGCTTTCCCGGTTTCAGGGGCGTGCAGGAACAGGTGGTCGGCCGCATCATGGCGGGCCAGCCCACGCTGGCGATCATGCCGACCGGCGCGGGCAAGTCGCTCTGCTACCAGCTTCCCGCCGTGGCGCTGGACGGGTGCTGCGTCGTCGTCTCGCCGCTGATCGCCCTCATGCACGACCAGCTGCGCGCGGCGCAGGCGGTCGGCATCCGCGCGGCCAGCCTCACCAGCGTCGATGCCGACTGGCGCGAGACACAGGACCGGTTGCGCAATGGCGATCTCGACCTGCTCTATGTCGCCCCGGAACGCGCCAGCGGGGAGGGTTTCCGCAACCTCCTGCGTACCACGAAAATCGCCCTTTTCGCCATAGACGAGGCCCATTGCGTCTCCGAATGGGGCCATGATTTCCGCCCGGACTATCGCCTGCTGCGCCCGCTGCTCGACGAGTTTCCCGACGTTCCGCGCCTTGCGCTGACCGCCACGGCAGACCATCACACCCGCGACGATATCCTCGTCCAGCTGGGCATCCCGCGCGACGGCCTTGTCATTGCGGGCTTCGACCGTCCGAATATCCGCTATGCCGTTCATCCCCGCGACGGCCTGCCGCGTCAGCTTGCCGACCTCATCGCCGGCCAGACCGGCCCCGGCATCGTCTATGCCCCCACGCGCGCCGCGACCGAGAAGCTGGCCGAAACGCTTGCGAAGACCGGCCGCCCGACCCGCGCCTATCATGCGGGCCTCGACCCGCAGGTCCGCGCCGCCAATCAGGCCGCCTTCATCGCCAGTGAGGATATGGTGATGGTCGCCACCATCGCTTTCGGCATGGGCATCGACAAGCCCGACGTCCGCTTCGTCGCCCACGCCGCACTGCCCAAATCGATCGAGGGCTATTATCAGGAATCCGGCCGCGCCGGGCGCGACGGCGAACCGGCCGAGGCGCATCTATTCTGGGGCGCCGACGATTTCGCCCGCGCCCGCCAGCGCATTGGCGAACTCGATCCCCTGCGCCAACAGGGCGAGCGCGCGCGCATCACGGCGCTGGGCGGGCTGGTCGAAACCGGCACCTGCCGCCGCGCCATCCTGCTCCGCCATTTCGGGGAGCATCCGCCGCAGGTCTGCGGCAATTGCGACAATTGCCTCAATCCGCCCGCCAGCATCGACGCCAGCCAGACCGCCCAGAAATTCCTCTCGGCGGTCTACCGCACCGGGCAGAGCTTTGGCGTCGGCCATATCGAACAGGTCCTGACCGGCGCCGTCAGCGACAAGATCCGCGAGCGCGGCCATGACAGGATTTCGGTCTATGGCATTGTCGAGGGCGAGGAAACGGCGCTGCTCCGTCCCGTATCCCGCGCCCTGCTGGTGCGTGACGCGCTCCAGACCAATGAGCATGGCGGGCTGGAATTCGGCCCCAATGCCCGTCCCATTTTGCGCGGCGAGGAGGCGGTCAGTCTGGTCCTGCCGCCGCGCAGGGAACGCCGCCGCAAAAGCGCCCGCAACGGCAGCGCCGAAAATCCGGTCGGCGATCCGTTGTTCGAGGCGCTGCGCACCTGCCGCCGTGAACTGGCGCAAGAGGCGGGCGTGCCGCCCTATGTCATCTTCCACGATTCGACCCTGCGCGAAATGGCGGAGCAGCGCCCCACGACGCTGATCGAACTCGGCCACATCAGCGGCATCGGCCAGCGCAAGCTCGACGCCTATGGCGATGCCTTCCTCGCCGCCATCCGTCCCTACGCCTGA
- a CDS encoding PhzF family phenazine biosynthesis protein: MTSLPFVQVDAFADAPFTGNPAAVMPLGQWLDDATLQAIAEENNLSETAFAVPTPDDPDADYALRWFTPAVEVKLCGHATLASGHVLMGGRTAVRFRTRQAGVLTVSRDRDGYALSLPAWAVEPKALPDLAALMGGDIVETHWREGGYAIFVYPDAAAVRALEPDFAALKKAGDIMLIATAPGDDSDIISRVFVPGAGIDEDPVTGSAHCLLTPYWARRLDKAKLTAYQASRRGGRLGCRLSGNRVILTGACRTVIEGNFLL; the protein is encoded by the coding sequence ATGACCAGCCTGCCCTTCGTTCAGGTCGATGCCTTTGCCGACGCGCCTTTCACCGGCAATCCGGCCGCCGTCATGCCGCTGGGCCAATGGCTGGACGACGCCACGCTGCAGGCGATCGCGGAGGAGAATAATCTCTCGGAAACCGCCTTCGCCGTCCCGACGCCCGACGATCCCGACGCCGATTATGCGCTGCGCTGGTTCACCCCCGCCGTGGAGGTCAAGCTGTGCGGCCATGCCACTCTGGCGAGTGGGCATGTGCTGATGGGCGGCCGTACCGCCGTCCGCTTTCGCACGCGTCAGGCCGGTGTCCTCACCGTATCCCGCGACCGCGACGGCTATGCCCTCTCGCTCCCGGCCTGGGCGGTCGAGCCGAAAGCGCTGCCCGACCTCGCCGCATTGATGGGCGGCGACATAGTCGAAACCCACTGGCGCGAGGGCGGCTATGCGATCTTCGTCTATCCCGACGCCGCGGCGGTCCGCGCGCTGGAACCCGATTTCGCCGCGCTCAAAAAGGCGGGAGACATCATGCTCATCGCCACCGCCCCCGGCGATGACAGCGACATCATCAGCCGGGTCTTCGTCCCCGGCGCGGGCATAGACGAAGACCCGGTCACGGGTTCGGCCCATTGCCTGCTCACCCCCTATTGGGCCAGGCGGCTCGATAAGGCCAAATTGACGGCTTATCAGGCTTCCCGGCGTGGTGGCCGCCTGGGGTGCCGTCTTTCTGGTAACCGGGTGATCCTGACGGGCGCCTGCCGCACCGTGATCGAGGGCAATTTCCTGCTTTAG
- the dmeF gene encoding CDF family Co(II)/Ni(II) efflux transporter DmeF, giving the protein MSMHGDHHHGGHHHGGHHHGGHHHGGHNHDHSYALPPAFTNGDGEESHYFDHIYLTAGHDQNARRTIWVLWLTAATMVVEIVFGWITGSMALLADGFHMATHAGAMAVAAAAYSYARRHARNPRYTFGTGKVGDLSGFASALILAFTALFIAVESAMRLFQPVTVAFGEAAFVAVLGLIINLISALMLGHDHSHDHAHDHGHDHKHSHADNNLRAAYVHVLTDALTSILAIAALLAGRYMGWWWMDPAVGLLGSAVIAQWAWGLMKDTSTILLDTAEPGLMARIKALAEAEGATIRDLHVWRLGPHAHAAIISLAPGADAAAVRQAVNALPRMEHVTVETV; this is encoded by the coding sequence ATGAGCATGCACGGCGATCATCATCATGGCGGGCACCATCATGGCGGGCACCATCATGGCGGGCACCATCATGGCGGGCATAACCATGATCATTCTTACGCCCTGCCCCCCGCCTTCACCAATGGCGATGGCGAGGAAAGCCATTATTTCGACCATATCTACCTGACGGCGGGGCATGACCAGAATGCCCGCCGGACCATCTGGGTGCTGTGGCTGACTGCCGCGACCATGGTGGTGGAAATCGTCTTCGGCTGGATCACCGGATCGATGGCCCTGCTGGCCGACGGTTTCCACATGGCGACCCATGCGGGCGCGATGGCGGTGGCGGCGGCAGCCTACAGCTATGCCCGGCGCCATGCGCGCAATCCGCGCTATACCTTCGGCACGGGCAAGGTAGGCGACCTGTCGGGCTTCGCATCGGCGCTGATCCTGGCCTTCACCGCGCTGTTCATCGCCGTCGAATCGGCCATGCGCCTGTTCCAGCCGGTGACGGTCGCCTTTGGAGAAGCCGCCTTTGTCGCCGTTCTGGGCCTCATCATCAACCTGATCAGCGCGCTGATGCTGGGCCATGACCATAGCCACGATCATGCGCATGACCATGGGCATGATCATAAACATAGCCATGCCGACAATAATCTGCGCGCCGCCTATGTGCATGTGCTGACCGACGCGCTGACCTCCATACTGGCCATCGCCGCCCTGCTCGCCGGGCGCTATATGGGCTGGTGGTGGATGGACCCTGCGGTCGGCCTGCTCGGTTCCGCCGTGATCGCGCAATGGGCCTGGGGGTTGATGAAGGACACCTCCACAATTCTGCTCGATACCGCCGAACCGGGACTGATGGCGCGAATCAAGGCGCTGGCGGAGGCTGAAGGCGCAACGATCCGCGACCTGCACGTCTGGCGGCTGGGACCGCATGCCCATGCGGCGATCATCAGCCTGGCCCCCGGCGCCGATGCGGCGGCGGTGCGACAGGCCGTGAACGCCCTGCCCCGGATGGAGCATGTGACCGTCGAAACGGTCTGA
- a CDS encoding serine hydrolase, translating into MRLERERVKRLGAIGGILAVLAVAGLWTVRAAGPEPVIHIAGDSDVDAAALGAAIDPLFEDSVGQTRALIVMHDGKIVAERYAPGYGPQTRLLSWSMGKSVTAVLIGLMVADGRLALDSPVPVAAWGQPGDPRGRITLRQLLAMTSGLDHIEDAEPLAQADTVRMLFTDGAQDMGAFAEAKPLAHAPGTVFSYSTGSTIILTDLMARMLTNSADPDVRRRAMQMFIDGRLKIPARLGSLTVEYDAAGTMIGGSFMHMTARDYARFGELLRNQGRGIAGHQIVPEKWIDYMRTPSPRNAAYGAHLWLNRDSAESALMPGRAPRSLFGCVGHDGQYILVSPSQRLTVVRLGMSPAREQRDALKDGLAKLIGLYSR; encoded by the coding sequence ATGAGGCTTGAGCGGGAAAGGGTAAAGCGCCTTGGCGCGATAGGCGGCATTTTGGCGGTGCTGGCGGTGGCCGGCCTGTGGACCGTCCGCGCCGCCGGGCCGGAGCCTGTCATCCACATCGCCGGCGATTCGGACGTGGATGCGGCGGCGCTGGGCGCGGCCATCGATCCGCTGTTCGAGGACAGCGTCGGCCAGACGCGGGCGCTGATCGTCATGCATGACGGCAAGATCGTGGCCGAACGTTATGCGCCGGGCTATGGTCCGCAGACCCGGCTGCTATCCTGGTCCATGGGCAAGAGCGTGACGGCGGTGCTGATCGGGCTGATGGTGGCCGACGGGCGGCTGGCGCTCGATTCGCCGGTGCCGGTGGCGGCCTGGGGCCAGCCGGGCGATCCACGCGGACGGATTACCCTGCGGCAGTTGCTGGCCATGACCTCCGGCCTGGATCATATCGAGGATGCGGAACCGCTGGCCCAGGCCGATACGGTGCGGATGCTGTTCACCGACGGGGCACAGGATATGGGCGCCTTTGCCGAGGCGAAGCCGCTTGCCCATGCGCCGGGCACGGTCTTTTCCTATTCGACCGGCAGCACGATCATCCTCACCGACCTGATGGCGCGGATGCTGACCAACAGCGCCGATCCCGATGTGCGGCGCCGGGCGATGCAGATGTTCATCGACGGACGGCTGAAGATTCCGGCCCGGCTAGGCAGCCTGACCGTTGAATATGATGCCGCCGGGACGATGATCGGGGGCAGCTTCATGCATATGACGGCGCGGGATTATGCCCGCTTCGGGGAGCTGCTGCGCAATCAGGGGCGCGGCATTGCCGGGCATCAGATCGTGCCGGAAAAATGGATCGACTATATGCGCACGCCATCGCCCCGCAATGCGGCCTATGGCGCGCATCTCTGGCTCAACCGGGACAGCGCGGAGAGCGCGTTGATGCCGGGGCGCGCGCCGCGCAGCCTGTTCGGCTGCGTCGGGCATGACGGGCAATATATATTGGTGTCGCCGTCCCAGCGGTTGACCGTGGTGCGGCTGGGCATGTCGCCTGCCAGGGAACAGCGCGATGCCCTGAAGGATGGGCTGGCCAAACTCATTGGGCTTTATTCCCGCTAA
- the aroC gene encoding chorismate synthase, whose protein sequence is MSFNTFGRVFRFSTWGESHGPAIGAMVDGCPPGLPLSEADIQPFLDKRKPGTSKFTTQRREADEVRILSGVFEAPDGVRRTTGTPISLMIENTDQRSKDYGEVAKAYRPGHADYAYDAKYGFRDYRGGGRSSARETASRVAAGAVARLVIPDVDIFAYVSEIGGDAIDYARFDAGEIDNNPFFCPDPEAAKRWEKLVDDARLDGSSLGAVVECVASGVPAGWGAPLYAKLDSELAAAMMSINAVKGVEIGDGFAAARLRGEQNADPMRPGDDGNPIFLANHAGGIAGGISTGQPIKIRIAFKPTSSILIPVETVTRQGEASEIITKGRHDPCVGIRGVPVVEAMMALVLADQRLLHRAQCGEG, encoded by the coding sequence ATGAGCTTCAACACCTTCGGCCGCGTCTTCCGCTTTTCGACCTGGGGCGAAAGCCACGGGCCTGCCATCGGCGCGATGGTCGACGGCTGCCCTCCGGGCCTGCCCTTGAGCGAAGCCGACATCCAGCCTTTCCTCGACAAGCGGAAACCGGGCACGTCGAAATTCACCACCCAGCGTCGCGAAGCCGATGAGGTCCGCATTCTGTCCGGCGTGTTCGAGGCGCCGGACGGAGTCCGGCGCACCACCGGCACCCCGATCAGCCTGATGATCGAGAATACCGATCAGCGCTCCAAGGATTATGGCGAAGTCGCCAAGGCCTATCGTCCCGGCCATGCCGACTATGCCTATGACGCCAAATATGGTTTTCGCGACTATCGCGGCGGCGGGCGTTCCTCGGCCCGCGAAACCGCCAGCCGCGTGGCGGCGGGCGCGGTGGCGCGTCTCGTCATCCCGGATGTCGACATCTTCGCCTATGTCAGCGAGATCGGCGGCGACGCCATCGACTATGCCCGCTTCGACGCGGGTGAGATCGACAACAACCCCTTCTTCTGCCCCGACCCGGAAGCCGCGAAGCGCTGGGAAAAGCTGGTGGATGATGCAAGGCTGGACGGCTCCTCGCTCGGTGCGGTGGTCGAATGCGTCGCCAGCGGCGTTCCCGCCGGCTGGGGCGCGCCGCTTTATGCCAAGCTCGACAGCGAACTGGCCGCCGCGATGATGAGCATCAATGCGGTCAAGGGCGTGGAGATCGGTGACGGTTTCGCCGCCGCCCGCCTGCGTGGCGAGCAGAATGCCGATCCGATGCGGCCTGGCGATGACGGCAATCCCATCTTCCTCGCCAACCATGCCGGCGGGATCGCCGGGGGCATTTCCACCGGCCAGCCGATCAAGATCCGCATCGCCTTCAAGCCGACCAGTTCGATCCTGATCCCGGTCGAAACCGTCACGCGGCAGGGCGAAGCGTCGGAGATCATCACCAAGGGCCGCCACGACCCCTGCGTCGGCATCCGCGGCGTGCCGGTGGTCGAAGCGATGATGGCGCTGGTGCTGGCTGATCAGAGGCTTCTCCACCGCGCGCAGTGCGGGGAAGGCTGA
- a CDS encoding glycine zipper 2TM domain-containing protein yields the protein MFKKMIASVSIASAAIVGFAGTPALAQSNYHYSERYEGDDGSYYRSETYRGDDDRGYYDRGYRDSGYDRRPVEYREDYLRERPRPYRHRYANCSSGTTGAVVGGVLGGLLGREIGRGGRWDRPSTTGLILGAGAGALAGREVERSDCR from the coding sequence ATGTTCAAGAAGATGATTGCATCCGTTTCCATTGCCAGCGCCGCCATCGTCGGCTTCGCAGGCACGCCCGCATTGGCGCAGAGCAATTACCATTATAGCGAACGCTATGAAGGCGATGACGGCAGCTATTATCGCAGCGAAACCTATCGCGGCGATGACGACCGGGGTTATTATGACCGCGGCTATCGCGATAGCGGCTATGACCGGCGCCCGGTCGAATATCGCGAGGATTATCTCCGTGAACGGCCGCGCCCCTATCGTCACCGCTATGCCAACTGTTCGTCGGGCACCACTGGCGCGGTCGTGGGCGGCGTGCTGGGCGGCCTGCTGGGTCGCGAGATCGGGCGCGGCGGGCGCTGGGATCGGCCGAGCACCACCGGCCTGATCCTGGGTGCCGGCGCGGGCGCTCTGGCCGGACGTGAGGTCGAACGGAGCGATTGCCGCTAA
- a CDS encoding TIGR01244 family sulfur transferase: MFRKITNSLYVSPQIGVDQVAEAKALGVTMIVNNRPDDEEPGQTNGAEIEAAAKAAGIGYAAVPVAHGGFAPWQLDGMAAALEQAGEGKVLAYCRSGTRSTLLWALTRARAGDHPAALTEQAASAGYDVTPVRQIMDALAAG, translated from the coding sequence ATGTTCCGCAAGATCACCAACAGCCTCTACGTGTCCCCGCAGATCGGCGTCGATCAGGTGGCGGAGGCCAAGGCGCTGGGCGTGACCATGATCGTTAACAACCGCCCCGATGACGAGGAACCGGGCCAGACCAACGGTGCGGAGATCGAAGCCGCCGCCAAGGCCGCCGGCATCGGCTATGCGGCCGTCCCGGTGGCGCATGGCGGGTTCGCCCCCTGGCAGCTTGACGGCATGGCCGCCGCGCTGGAACAGGCTGGCGAGGGCAAGGTTCTGGCCTATTGCCGCTCCGGCACGCGCAGCACTCTGCTCTGGGCGCTGACCCGCGCCCGCGCGGGCGACCATCCCGCCGCCCTGACCGAGCAGGCGGCTTCGGCGGGCTATGATGTCACGCCCGTGCGCCAGATCATGGATGCGCTCGCCGCAGGCTGA